One window from the genome of [Clostridium] celerecrescens 18A encodes:
- a CDS encoding TIGR01212 family radical SAM protein (This family includes YhcC from E. coli K-12, an uncharacterized radical SAM protein.), producing MFWNEKPYHSLDYEMKKQYGQKVYKLALDGGMTCPNRDGTLGTGGCIFCSGGGSGEFAESLNLHSSVTEQIESARKRIQNKIKTEEGRFIAYFQSYTNTYAPVSYLEELFTQAIFHPDVAVLSIATRPDCLPPDVINLLKKLNNIKPVWVELGLQTIHESTADHIRRGYPLHTFYEAYQNLKEAGLTVIAHVILGLPGETRDMILETVNYLGHLGEHGIDGIKLQLLHVLKGTDLAAEYDKGLVPVYTLEEYTDLVIDCIALLPPEVVIHRISGDGPKKLLLSPLWSGNKKLVLGTLAKRLKERGIRQSDRYLV from the coding sequence ATGTTCTGGAACGAAAAACCTTATCATTCCCTGGATTATGAAATGAAGAAACAATACGGACAAAAAGTCTATAAACTGGCTCTTGACGGCGGCATGACCTGTCCTAACCGGGATGGGACCCTGGGAACCGGAGGATGCATCTTCTGCAGCGGCGGGGGATCAGGAGAATTTGCGGAATCCCTGAACCTCCATTCCTCTGTCACGGAACAGATAGAATCTGCCCGCAAAAGGATCCAGAATAAAATAAAGACCGAAGAAGGCCGTTTCATCGCTTATTTTCAGTCTTATACCAACACCTACGCTCCCGTATCCTATCTGGAAGAGCTGTTTACCCAGGCCATCTTCCATCCGGATGTGGCGGTCCTCTCCATTGCCACCCGCCCCGACTGCCTTCCGCCTGATGTCATAAATCTGTTAAAAAAACTTAATAATATAAAGCCTGTCTGGGTGGAACTGGGGCTTCAGACCATCCATGAGTCCACAGCAGATCATATCCGCAGAGGATATCCCCTTCATACATTCTATGAAGCCTACCAGAATTTAAAAGAAGCCGGTCTTACGGTTATCGCTCATGTCATTTTAGGGCTTCCTGGAGAAACCAGAGATATGATATTGGAAACTGTAAACTATCTGGGTCATCTGGGAGAACATGGAATCGACGGAATTAAGCTTCAGCTTCTTCATGTGTTAAAAGGAACTGATCTTGCCGCAGAATATGATAAAGGCCTGGTTCCTGTCTATACCCTGGAAGAATATACTGACCTGGTGATTGACTGCATCGCCCTCCTTCCGCCCGAGGTGGTCATACACCGGATCAGCGGAGACGGGCCGAAAAAGCTTCTTCTTTCGCCTTTATGGAGCGGCAATAAAAAGCTGGTCCTCGGCACTCTGGCTAAACGGCTAAAAGAACGAGGCATCCGCCAGAGTGACAGATACCTCGTCTGA
- a CDS encoding CehA/McbA family metallohydrolase, with protein MKEKTITFQRIALKEEEGLYLEVPFFVPDQAEAMELSYDYDRNGNIIDFGLLNETGELIGWSGSDRSRIVISAHRSMAGFASVPVKQGQWSILLGAYKVEEQGVAITYKITFHLKGMRLYKGDTHLHSSGSDGNMTPEELALAAGREGLDFLFVTDHNNYAHNYQLRSTDLVTMIPGVEWTHYKGHMGMLGRNRPYKSFLSNSLERTAEIIEEARENGAFTVINHPFCPWCGWQWGMEKVPFDGVEVWNGGLMTESNQACLAWWDERLKEGKRIPITGGSDFHKYEPGRMPASPCTCVYALSNSAEDILEGLKKGHSFLTISPEGPMMDTWAGEDLLGDEIPEGSEIMFTFWNLREGDILFLISRDSREEIPCGPGRLSIQRTAGKAGYLRAEIRRSFLKGYPHIPVLLSNPYYITGEKNDKE; from the coding sequence ATGAAGGAAAAGACAATCACATTTCAAAGAATAGCCTTAAAAGAGGAAGAAGGTCTGTATTTAGAGGTTCCGTTTTTCGTGCCGGATCAGGCAGAGGCCATGGAATTATCATACGACTACGACAGGAACGGAAATATCATTGATTTCGGCCTGTTAAATGAAACGGGAGAATTGATCGGCTGGTCCGGTTCCGACCGGAGCCGTATCGTTATTTCAGCTCACAGGAGCATGGCCGGTTTTGCTTCGGTTCCTGTAAAGCAGGGACAATGGAGCATACTTCTGGGAGCCTATAAAGTAGAGGAACAGGGAGTGGCAATTACATATAAGATCACATTCCATCTAAAAGGCATGCGGCTATATAAGGGAGATACCCACCTTCATTCCAGCGGTTCCGACGGAAATATGACTCCGGAAGAATTGGCCCTTGCAGCCGGAAGGGAAGGGCTGGATTTCCTGTTTGTTACGGATCATAACAATTATGCCCACAATTACCAGCTCCGTTCTACGGACCTGGTAACCATGATTCCGGGAGTGGAGTGGACCCATTACAAGGGACATATGGGAATGCTTGGAAGGAATCGCCCATATAAAAGCTTTCTTTCCAATTCTCTGGAAAGGACCGCAGAAATCATAGAGGAAGCAAGGGAAAACGGAGCTTTCACGGTGATAAACCATCCCTTCTGTCCCTGGTGCGGCTGGCAGTGGGGGATGGAGAAGGTTCCCTTTGACGGGGTGGAGGTTTGGAACGGAGGCTTGATGACGGAGAGCAACCAGGCCTGCCTGGCCTGGTGGGATGAAAGGCTTAAGGAAGGAAAAAGGATCCCAATAACAGGGGGCAGCGATTTTCATAAATATGAACCGGGAAGAATGCCTGCTTCTCCTTGTACCTGCGTGTACGCCCTGTCAAATTCTGCTGAGGATATATTAGAAGGACTTAAAAAAGGGCATTCTTTTTTGACCATATCTCCGGAAGGTCCTATGATGGATACATGGGCCGGAGAGGATCTTTTGGGAGATGAGATCCCGGAAGGAAGCGAAATCATGTTTACCTTCTGGAACTTACGCGAGGGCGATATCCTGTTCCTGATTTCCCGGGATAGCAGGGAAGAAATCCCATGTGGACCGGGCCGTCTTTCTATTCAAAGAACTGCCGGAAAGGCCGGATATCTCAGGGCGGAAATCAGGCGGAGTTTTCTAAAGGGGTATCCTCATATTCCGGTGCTCCTTTCCAATCCATACTATATAACAGGTGAAAAAAATGACAAAGAATGA
- a CDS encoding ABC transporter substrate-binding protein, translating into MKKRRVMSLLAAALMVCSISACGKQESASTKASQTEGSKTEESKTNESKTEAVSQPDKEAGGSVKIMTANTGGKDEAEMKLFAEALSKATGLTVEFEKPASDYDKVLMQKLSGGEIYDLIYITASQYANLVAQGALMDITDRVNGSEILTGNVDPAEWKDITIDGKIYAGFNKKEIHRVVALNNALLKKAGIDYKKIEPTMDGYYDVMKKLKDSSQDPDFYPFDSILSETYDLQPWMAAAGLKNGVVLDDSGKRFAPYSEDGAAPVWEWFKKLYDDGLLDPSSFVDKTKDMRAKMGASSQKTALTVDWAAWVGLHNANAKAGGISPEDFEIVSLPGLKNPDGSYMLVKGSASLFAVPANAKNPDGAIKVLEYFATQEGGNLLSTGISGYDYTGTEGTFELTETGAQHGNDHGAPFPIYKDFKPIFGFNPGVDEALSYSSYATIDRIIPNEADYKEIVGKWGIKIIKGEVSTQDGLSGMRKELVDRKVTDR; encoded by the coding sequence ATGAAAAAAAGAAGAGTCATGTCACTGCTCGCGGCTGCACTTATGGTATGCTCCATAAGCGCCTGCGGAAAACAGGAGAGCGCCAGCACAAAAGCCAGCCAGACAGAAGGAAGTAAGACAGAAGAAAGTAAGACAAACGAAAGTAAGACAGAAGCAGTCAGCCAGCCGGATAAAGAAGCAGGGGGTTCCGTAAAGATCATGACAGCCAATACGGGAGGCAAGGATGAAGCGGAAATGAAGCTTTTTGCAGAAGCTCTTTCAAAGGCTACAGGCCTTACGGTGGAATTTGAAAAGCCGGCATCGGATTATGACAAGGTTCTGATGCAGAAATTAAGCGGCGGCGAGATCTATGACCTGATTTATATCACTGCCAGCCAGTATGCCAATCTGGTAGCTCAGGGAGCCTTAATGGATATTACGGACCGGGTAAATGGTTCGGAGATTCTCACCGGCAATGTGGATCCGGCAGAGTGGAAGGATATCACCATTGACGGTAAGATTTATGCCGGTTTCAACAAGAAGGAGATCCACAGGGTAGTGGCCTTAAACAACGCACTTCTTAAAAAGGCCGGAATCGATTATAAGAAGATCGAGCCTACCATGGATGGATATTATGATGTGATGAAAAAATTAAAGGACAGCAGCCAGGACCCGGACTTTTATCCCTTTGATTCTATTTTATCTGAAACCTATGACCTGCAGCCCTGGATGGCGGCAGCGGGTTTAAAGAACGGAGTGGTTCTGGACGATTCCGGGAAACGGTTTGCGCCATACTCAGAAGATGGGGCTGCACCTGTTTGGGAGTGGTTTAAAAAGCTGTATGACGATGGTCTGCTGGATCCATCCTCCTTTGTAGATAAGACAAAGGATATGAGAGCCAAAATGGGGGCATCCTCTCAGAAGACGGCTCTGACGGTTGACTGGGCGGCATGGGTTGGTTTACATAATGCAAATGCTAAGGCAGGGGGAATTTCTCCTGAAGATTTTGAGATCGTTTCTCTTCCTGGTCTTAAGAACCCTGACGGAAGCTATATGCTGGTCAAAGGAAGCGCCAGTTTGTTTGCAGTTCCTGCTAACGCAAAGAATCCTGACGGAGCCATAAAGGTATTGGAGTATTTTGCAACGCAGGAAGGTGGAAATCTTCTTTCAACCGGAATTTCAGGATATGATTATACTGGTACAGAAGGAACATTTGAATTGACGGAAACAGGGGCTCAGCACGGCAATGACCATGGCGCTCCATTCCCTATCTATAAGGATTTTAAGCCGATTTTCGGGTTCAATCCCGGAGTGGATGAGGCGCTAAGCTACAGCAGCTATGCAACCATTGACAGGATCATTCCAAATGAAGCGGATTACAAGGAAATCGTAGGCAAATGGGGGATCAAGATCATCAAAGGAGAAGTTTCCACCCAGGATGGGCTTAGCGGCATGAGAAAAGAGCTTGTTGACCGGAAAGTGACTGACCGGTAA
- a CDS encoding CapA family protein, which produces MKKKNGLMKILIFLPIVLFVLLVGWIGVSEWKGIEAVPRENLAQSEPEASEETEVLTVEESQPQEETAPIEEETEQKSAVQLLFAGDILLSSHVMMAYDKSGSMNGVLDEGYRNEISSADIFMANQEFPFSDRGSAAPDKQFTFRLPPSKVTLMNEIGVDIVTLANNHSLDYGTDALVDTCAALDGAGIKYVGAGPDMNRAKQLEKIEVNGKAIGFLGASRVYPDPNWVANSKKPGMVSGYDPTILLEEIKKAKESCDYLVVYVHWGVERDEKPQEYQRALGKQIIDAGADLVMGSHPHVLQGIEYYNGKPICYSLGNFIFGSSIPKTALIRAQVDFAQGSTTLSLVPGTSKAGYTRMLTQEDGIREFYQYFQSISFDVSVDENGVIHNNNN; this is translated from the coding sequence ATGAAGAAAAAAAATGGGCTGATGAAGATTTTGATTTTCCTACCCATAGTACTGTTTGTTTTGCTTGTAGGGTGGATCGGGGTAAGTGAATGGAAAGGTATAGAGGCCGTTCCACGAGAAAACCTGGCCCAGTCAGAGCCTGAGGCATCAGAGGAAACGGAAGTCCTGACGGTGGAAGAATCCCAGCCTCAGGAAGAAACCGCTCCAATTGAGGAAGAAACAGAGCAAAAATCAGCCGTTCAGCTCCTCTTTGCAGGCGATATATTACTATCTAGTCATGTTATGATGGCTTATGATAAGTCGGGAAGCATGAATGGGGTCCTGGACGAAGGATACCGGAATGAAATCAGCAGTGCAGATATCTTTATGGCCAACCAGGAGTTTCCTTTCAGTGACAGGGGCTCTGCGGCGCCTGACAAACAGTTTACATTCCGTCTGCCGCCTTCCAAGGTTACCCTGATGAATGAAATCGGAGTTGACATCGTTACCCTGGCCAATAACCATTCCCTTGATTATGGAACAGATGCCCTTGTGGATACCTGCGCGGCTCTGGATGGAGCCGGTATTAAGTACGTAGGGGCAGGCCCTGATATGAACCGCGCCAAACAGCTTGAGAAGATCGAAGTGAATGGAAAGGCCATAGGCTTTCTGGGAGCGTCCAGGGTTTATCCCGATCCCAACTGGGTGGCGAACAGCAAAAAACCAGGCATGGTAAGTGGTTATGATCCTACCATCCTTTTGGAAGAAATAAAAAAGGCGAAAGAAAGCTGTGATTATCTGGTGGTTTACGTCCATTGGGGAGTGGAGCGGGATGAGAAGCCCCAGGAATATCAGAGGGCTTTAGGAAAGCAGATCATCGACGCAGGGGCGGACTTAGTGATGGGAAGCCATCCCCATGTTCTTCAGGGAATTGAATATTACAACGGTAAGCCTATCTGCTACAGCCTTGGCAATTTCATCTTTGGAAGCAGTATTCCAAAGACAGCCCTTATACGGGCGCAGGTGGATTTTGCCCAGGGAAGCACCACCTTGTCCTTAGTCCCGGGGACATCAAAGGCAGGATATACCAGGATGCTGACCCAGGAAGACGGGATCCGGGAATTTTATCAGTATTTCCAGAGCATATCCTTTGACGTATCAGTTGATGAAAACGGCGTTATCCACAATAATAACAATTAA
- a CDS encoding GntR family transcriptional regulator: protein MEKEQFLYKKIYLDLKNKILAGELEEGTCLPQTGDLAAAYGVSTITITNALNALKGDGYLNRIKGKGSFIQLPVKSTGTTISGFDAAAEPYVSPDRDKMLGLVLEHVSSCFGLDMMYAMDAMAAEAGYKLCVRFSYGEREKETEEIEFLKELGVSGIIVMPCHGIYYNTAILKLVVEEFPMILIDKKMEGIPVPSVRTDNHLAMKELVDYLVHKGNKKIGFITFSENGTSSIKDRRKGFREAIKAAGVENMEECCLEGAEKINIYSDDIDIGLSEKIEQYLDDNKDLDAVICAEYGIARWLGKWKGITVCCIDEDYLSPGGPHFTHIKQNEKKIAFEAIRILLKQIEKDPSYSQMDRLVPGIFCEY, encoded by the coding sequence ATGGAAAAAGAACAATTTTTATATAAAAAGATTTATCTGGATTTAAAAAATAAGATCCTTGCAGGAGAGCTGGAGGAAGGAACATGTCTGCCCCAGACAGGAGATTTGGCGGCTGCGTATGGAGTGAGTACCATAACCATTACCAATGCCTTAAATGCCCTGAAAGGGGATGGCTACTTAAACCGGATCAAGGGGAAAGGAAGCTTTATACAGCTTCCGGTAAAGAGTACAGGGACTACAATAAGCGGCTTTGATGCTGCAGCGGAACCATATGTGAGCCCGGACCGGGATAAGATGCTGGGCCTGGTTCTGGAGCATGTATCCTCCTGCTTTGGGCTTGACATGATGTATGCAATGGATGCCATGGCGGCTGAGGCCGGTTATAAGCTCTGCGTCCGCTTTTCTTACGGAGAGAGGGAGAAAGAAACAGAGGAAATTGAGTTTCTAAAGGAGCTTGGCGTCAGTGGGATCATCGTCATGCCCTGTCATGGAATTTATTATAATACGGCAATTTTAAAGCTTGTGGTTGAAGAATTTCCTATGATACTGATCGATAAGAAAATGGAGGGGATCCCGGTTCCATCCGTAAGAACAGACAACCATCTTGCTATGAAAGAGCTGGTGGATTATCTGGTTCATAAAGGAAATAAAAAGATCGGCTTCATTACATTTTCAGAAAACGGCACTTCTTCCATTAAGGACAGAAGAAAGGGATTCCGTGAGGCCATAAAGGCTGCAGGGGTTGAGAATATGGAGGAATGCTGTCTGGAAGGGGCTGAAAAAATAAATATTTATTCAGATGATATTGATATAGGCCTCAGTGAGAAGATTGAACAGTATCTCGATGATAATAAGGACTTAGATGCGGTAATCTGCGCCGAATATGGAATTGCCAGATGGCTTGGAAAATGGAAGGGAATTACCGTATGCTGCATTGACGAAGATTATTTATCTCCCGGAGGTCCTCATTTCACCCATATAAAGCAGAATGAAAAGAAAATTGCCTTTGAAGCCATCAGGATCCTGTTAAAACAGATAGAAAAAGATCCGTCCTACAGCCAGATGGATCGTCTGGTACCTGGAATATTTTGCGAGTACTAA
- a CDS encoding DUF5054 domain-containing protein: MTKNEIVTNETIKRVHVVFMTHFDMGFTDLADRVLSSYIQDFIPEAIRLAADLNQDGRKRFIWTLGAFLIDRYLKKAPQAEVQNLKDAVMRGDISWHGLAFTTHTELMDADLMNFNLSYGESLDREFERKTMAAKLTDVPGHTKAMVPIMARHGIRYLHIGVNASSMNPMVPPSFVWRSGNSEILVQYSPVYGSTCYLEGMEDVLEFVFLGDNLGLPTREDVLSQLEELEKKYPGAAVEASTLDAYAGKLWERREELPVITEEIGDTWIHGIASDPVKVSGLRRLLGLKDQWKKQGKFDYEGPEFHGFMENLLMICEHTWGLDYKKHLFDFKNWKKEDFKRARKDNHVTEDMFTERNAALLHAIYKEKGVDHMESTYDQYESSYEEQRTYLREAVRLLPEVLREEARQVLVWDPAAETETWVEGGEVHPFEIVSIQDWKAAFDGSGSVVYLEKEGKVWIQSGCFGRFSYEIYGAMDTVSEYYEYNHAFKENMAWSEADFSKPGLETVEGLTNRNYTFGVRRMRRSDNGVRISLAGNPAAVSEYGCPERAWITYTFGEELLCDLWWENKDANKMPEALWFDFNFDVENPYLWKMKIMDQEISPLEVVKGGNRRQHCMEKLVYDGADGTIEIQNPDSPLVSVGGRRLYGGCLELPDMKKGFSYCLFNNKWGTNFSMWCQDNCRFRYVLSVQNKE, encoded by the coding sequence ATGACAAAGAATGAAATAGTGACAAATGAAACAATTAAAAGGGTACATGTAGTTTTCATGACCCATTTTGATATGGGATTTACGGATCTGGCTGACCGTGTTCTTTCCAGCTATATCCAGGATTTTATTCCTGAAGCCATCAGGCTTGCCGCGGACTTAAACCAGGATGGAAGGAAACGGTTTATCTGGACCTTAGGGGCATTCTTAATTGACCGGTATTTAAAAAAAGCTCCTCAGGCGGAAGTACAGAATCTCAAAGATGCCGTGATGAGAGGAGATATCAGCTGGCATGGACTGGCTTTTACCACTCATACGGAACTGATGGATGCTGACCTGATGAATTTTAATTTAAGCTATGGAGAAAGTCTGGACAGAGAGTTTGAAAGAAAGACCATGGCTGCAAAACTTACTGACGTACCAGGGCATACGAAAGCCATGGTACCAATCATGGCACGCCATGGGATACGATATCTGCATATCGGAGTAAATGCCTCATCCATGAATCCAATGGTTCCCCCAAGCTTTGTATGGCGGTCAGGAAACAGCGAGATTCTTGTCCAGTATTCTCCTGTTTATGGCTCGACATGTTATTTGGAGGGGATGGAAGATGTTCTGGAGTTTGTTTTTCTAGGAGATAATCTGGGCCTTCCCACCAGGGAAGATGTTTTAAGCCAATTAGAGGAATTGGAAAAGAAATATCCAGGTGCAGCAGTGGAGGCTTCCACCTTGGATGCCTATGCCGGGAAGCTTTGGGAAAGAAGGGAAGAGCTTCCCGTGATAACAGAGGAAATCGGAGACACCTGGATTCACGGCATCGCCTCGGATCCGGTCAAGGTCAGCGGCTTAAGACGGCTTCTGGGCCTTAAGGATCAATGGAAAAAGCAGGGGAAGTTTGATTATGAAGGGCCGGAATTCCATGGTTTTATGGAAAACCTTTTGATGATATGCGAACATACGTGGGGGCTGGATTATAAGAAGCACCTCTTTGATTTTAAAAACTGGAAAAAAGAAGATTTTAAGAGAGCCAGAAAAGATAATCATGTAACGGAGGATATGTTTACGGAAAGAAATGCAGCTCTTTTACATGCCATATATAAGGAGAAAGGTGTGGATCATATGGAGAGCACCTATGACCAATACGAAAGCTCCTATGAGGAACAGCGGACCTACTTACGCGAAGCGGTCCGGCTGCTGCCTGAGGTACTTAGAGAGGAAGCCAGGCAGGTGCTTGTATGGGACCCGGCTGCAGAAACGGAAACATGGGTAGAGGGAGGGGAGGTCCATCCGTTTGAAATCGTTTCCATACAGGACTGGAAAGCAGCATTTGATGGAAGCGGCTCAGTGGTATACCTGGAAAAAGAGGGAAAGGTCTGGATCCAGTCAGGCTGCTTTGGCCGTTTTTCTTATGAAATCTATGGAGCTATGGATACGGTATCGGAATATTATGAGTACAATCATGCATTTAAGGAAAATATGGCCTGGTCAGAAGCAGATTTTTCAAAGCCCGGACTGGAAACTGTGGAGGGACTTACGAACAGGAATTATACCTTTGGAGTGCGGCGGATGAGAAGGTCTGATAACGGGGTGAGGATCAGTCTAGCAGGGAATCCGGCGGCTGTAAGTGAATACGGGTGCCCGGAACGGGCATGGATCACCTACACGTTTGGAGAAGAGTTATTGTGCGATCTTTGGTGGGAAAATAAAGATGCCAACAAAATGCCGGAAGCCCTTTGGTTTGATTTCAATTTTGATGTTGAAAACCCTTATCTTTGGAAAATGAAGATCATGGATCAGGAAATCTCACCCCTGGAGGTGGTAAAAGGAGGAAACCGGAGGCAGCACTGCATGGAAAAGCTGGTCTATGACGGGGCAGATGGGACCATAGAAATACAGAATCCTGATTCTCCTTTGGTAAGTGTGGGAGGAAGGCGGCTGTATGGCGGCTGCCTGGAGCTTCCGGATATGAAAAAGGGATTTTCCTATTGCCTGTTTAACAATAAATGGGGAACAAATTTTTCCATGTGGTGCCAGGATAACTGCAGGTTCCGGTATGTATTAAGTGTTCAAAATAAGGAATAA
- a CDS encoding ABC transporter permease subunit gives MKGQLKKRILRYKEIYLLLIPVLIYFLVFSYYPLVLGIIKSFQKVKLLGGYEIVGFSNYKEIFGDRQYRQAFINSLTVGGGTFLLQFVWGLLIAVLLNEIRSKAPKSLFQTVTYIPYLLSWSVVGGLWISILSPAGMVNGIMRAFMGTSYSPMVFMSEGRFARSIMIFTGAWKGAGYFAALFLAAMVGIDSALYESARMDGATRIKQIRYITLPVIVPTMKVVAVLSVMGILRNFDQIFVMMNASISDKVKNLLVLIYEQGIIQFNVGTATAAATVVLFATLLITSAVRKMLNYDEIYS, from the coding sequence TTGAAAGGACAGCTTAAGAAAAGGATATTGCGGTATAAGGAAATCTATCTGCTGCTGATACCAGTTCTCATCTACTTTCTTGTATTTTCCTATTATCCGCTGGTACTGGGAATCATAAAAAGCTTTCAGAAGGTAAAGCTTTTAGGTGGCTATGAGATAGTAGGGTTTAGCAATTACAAGGAGATTTTTGGGGATAGGCAGTACAGACAGGCGTTTATTAACAGCCTTACAGTAGGAGGCGGAACCTTTCTCCTGCAGTTTGTCTGGGGGCTTTTAATAGCTGTATTGCTGAATGAGATCAGAAGTAAGGCGCCCAAATCCCTGTTCCAGACGGTTACTTACATACCGTACCTCCTGTCCTGGTCTGTGGTAGGAGGTCTGTGGATCTCCATTTTATCGCCTGCAGGCATGGTAAACGGCATTATGAGGGCTTTCATGGGAACCAGTTATTCTCCCATGGTATTTATGTCGGAGGGGCGTTTCGCAAGGTCGATCATGATTTTTACAGGTGCATGGAAAGGGGCCGGTTATTTTGCGGCCCTGTTCCTGGCCGCCATGGTCGGAATCGATTCGGCCCTGTATGAATCCGCAAGAATGGATGGTGCTACAAGAATCAAGCAGATCCGATACATCACTCTGCCGGTCATCGTGCCCACCATGAAGGTGGTCGCAGTGTTGTCAGTCATGGGAATCCTGCGGAACTTTGACCAGATTTTTGTTATGATGAATGCCTCCATCAGTGATAAGGTAAAAAACCTGCTGGTTTTAATTTACGAACAGGGTATTATCCAGTTTAATGTGGGGACCGCTACGGCGGCCGCGACCGTTGTTTTGTTCGCAACCCTGCTGATTACCTCGGCGGTCAGAAAGATGTTGAATTATGATGAGATTTATTCCTGA
- a CDS encoding putative holin-like toxin, protein MYEIISTFIGILALLISFGVLTIAVLTFLDKRNKKKKCPSCQHTGWAVSVRTF, encoded by the coding sequence GTGTACGAAATTATTTCGACATTCATTGGAATATTAGCTTTACTAATATCCTTTGGAGTCCTGACGATAGCGGTTCTCACCTTTCTCGATAAGAGAAACAAGAAAAAAAAATGCCCATCCTGTCAGCACACGGGATGGGCGGTGTCCGTAAGGACATTTTAA
- a CDS encoding carbohydrate ABC transporter permease, giving the protein MMRFIPDGKGGDMKNNLDKKGLTGFWRVLFLILTAAIFLTMFLPMWNVFVVSTSTALDSSQSGIKLWWTAFSVEGFFYVFRVTKMARPFLNSFFITTLGTVIQVLLSALAGYVLIQKSLPLKNFISSFIMLTMMVPGDLTLISVYQLNKQLSLLNTYQGLVLNGLVSGFSIMMMRNYFETVPYSLAESARMDGAGELKIFGSIYMPISLPGFATVFFMEYVARWNSIMLPATLITDEKKYTLPLMLKQMIMSVDSTSGTAATPDNAIMAAIVISTIPLLIIYMFAQRFLMEGINMGAVKG; this is encoded by the coding sequence ATGATGAGATTTATTCCTGATGGAAAGGGCGGAGATATGAAGAATAATCTAGATAAAAAAGGTTTAACAGGTTTCTGGAGAGTACTGTTTTTGATTTTGACAGCAGCCATCTTTCTTACCATGTTTCTTCCCATGTGGAATGTATTTGTGGTATCCACCTCTACAGCCCTTGATTCCTCACAGAGCGGGATCAAGCTGTGGTGGACAGCATTCAGTGTGGAAGGCTTTTTCTATGTATTCCGGGTGACAAAAATGGCAAGGCCATTTCTAAATTCTTTTTTTATAACCACCTTGGGTACTGTGATCCAGGTTCTTTTATCAGCCCTTGCAGGCTATGTTCTGATACAAAAGAGCCTTCCTCTTAAAAATTTTATTTCCTCTTTCATCATGCTCACCATGATGGTGCCTGGAGACTTAACTTTAATATCCGTTTATCAGCTCAATAAGCAGCTGTCATTGTTAAATACTTATCAGGGATTGGTTCTAAACGGACTGGTATCCGGTTTCAGCATTATGATGATGAGAAATTACTTTGAAACGGTTCCTTATTCTCTTGCGGAATCAGCCAGAATGGACGGGGCAGGAGAGTTAAAAATATTTGGAAGCATTTATATGCCCATATCCCTTCCGGGATTTGCAACTGTGTTCTTTATGGAGTATGTGGCCAGATGGAATTCCATCATGCTTCCGGCGACCTTGATCACGGATGAGAAAAAGTATACCCTTCCTCTGATGCTAAAGCAGATGATCATGTCCGTGGATTCCACATCGGGAACGGCGGCGACTCCGGATAACGCGATTATGGCGGCGATCGTGATCTCTACCATACCGCTGCTGATCATCTATATGTTTGCCCAGAGATTTCTGATGGAGGGCATAAACATGGGGGCCGTTAAGGGCTAA